In Stieleria varia, one genomic interval encodes:
- a CDS encoding Rho termination factor N-terminal domain-containing protein, with protein MAEWTDKDERQYEHIKDSQLERGKPEDDAKEVAARTVNKQRREDGRTPNQTTQGTGNPNTPLEDRTVDELRNRAAELNIKGRSKMRKSELIEAIRNAS; from the coding sequence ATGGCTGAGTGGACTGATAAAGATGAACGGCAGTACGAGCACATCAAAGACAGCCAACTTGAGCGAGGCAAACCGGAAGATGATGCGAAAGAGGTCGCTGCCCGAACAGTGAATAAACAGCGGCGAGAGGACGGACGAACTCCGAACCAAACGACGCAGGGCACCGGGAATCCTAACACGCCGCTGGAAGATCGCACGGTCGATGAACTTCGCAATCGAGCCGCCGAGTTAAACATCAAAGGTCGTAGCAAAATGAGAAAGTCAGAACTCATCGAGGCAATTCGCAACGCCAGCTAA